From the genome of Anopheles moucheti chromosome 3, idAnoMoucSN_F20_07, whole genome shotgun sequence, one region includes:
- the LOC128301987 gene encoding skin secretory protein xP2-like produces the protein MLQKEKQSVGRRRPLSPKNKQLLAVCLCVLLSLPNAALGRKVALSRVTKPTAHRGYANADIAKLSYSPSHSAPASAPKPVAPVYSSAPAGHPQAPPAAPHFPPAGAGGGQPSYGWNVPGAHGAPGAGGGVYPGAAAAGAAGTGLVAGNVYRSHGHNATGGGFGGGLAHSPPGAYPSYPAQPAQGFPGAPVQHPGGGFPAPAYQPQPGGYVPQQPGGFPHQPSYVPPGGHYEQGQPHYQGQPGQTVVHHYEQPSSGGSGIGTVLGAGAAGLAAGIGGAALYDALKPKEGKEEPTATTTAATTTTVAAAAPTPAPAAGETPAPAANAPLAPMPVNPNGEAPLAPLPTEATPLATTSPVEGESTATTTSIGSSSSENPLGMAPLAPMPDSSPATPVDATPNVSGSDVEVRHSALNVQPDLSASMAEPASGGAAESVRLSSAISMFALLPVIVKYLRF, from the coding sequence ATgttgcagaaagaaaaacagagcGTCGGAAGAAGGCGTCCACTTTCGCCTAAAAATAAGCAGTTACTAGCAGTCTGCCTCTGTGTATTGCTCTCCCTACCGAACGCAGCCCTCGGCCGAAAGGTGGCCTTGTCGCGGGTGACGAAACCGACCGCTCACCGTGGTTACGCGAATGCGGACATTGCCAAGCTGAGCTATTCGCCAAGCCATTCGGCACCGGCATCGGCCCCGAAACCTGTGGCACCAGTGTACTCTTCTGCACCTGCTGGCCATCCTCAAGCACCACCGGCTGCTCCGCACTTCCCACCAGCAGGCGCTGGTGGTGGTCAACCGTCTTACGGTTGGAATGTTCCTGGTGCGCATGGAGCTCCCGGCGCTGGCGGAGGTGTATATCCAGGAGCGGCAGCCGCTGGAGCTGCTGGAACGGGACTGGTCGCGGGCAATGTCTACCGTTCGCATGGTCATAATGCAACTGGAGGCGGTTTTGGAGGTGGTTTGGCTCACTCGCCACCCGGAGCCTATCCTTCCTATCCGGCCCAGCCGGCTCAAGGATTCCCGGGTGCTCCGGTACAACACCCCGGTGGTGGTTTCCCTGCACCCGCCTATCAACCCCAACCGGGTGGATACGTCCCACAGCAACCGGGTGGATTCCCTCACCAACCATCGTACGTACCACCCGGTGGACACTACGAGCAGGGGCAACCTCACTACCAGGGACAACCAGGTCAAACGGTAGTTCATCACTACGAGCAGCCTTCGAGCGGAGGTAGCGGTATTGGAACGGTGTTGGGCGCTGGTGCAGCTGGATTGGCCGCAGGTATTGGCGGTGCAGCTCTTTACGATGCGTTGAAACCGAAAGAAGGCAAGGAAGAACCTACGGCGACTACAACTGCCGCTACTACGACGactgttgctgcagctgctcCGACACCCGCTCCTGCAGCTGGTGAAACACCCGCTCCAGCAGCAAATGCCCCATTGGCACCGATGCCCGTGAACCCTAACGGAGAGGCACCTCTTGCACCGCTGCCAACGGAAGCGACTCCCCTGGCAACTACTTCGCCAGTAGAGGGCGAAAGTACTGCCACCACCACTTCTATTGGAAGCAGTTCATCAGAGAACCCGCTCGGTATGGCACCGCTGGCACCGATGCCCGATTCGTCTCCTGCCACTCCGGTCGACGCTACACCGAATGTATCTGGCTCGGATGTGGAGGTACGTCACTCGGCCCTCAACGTACAGCCAGATCTGTCCGCTTCGATGGCTGAACcggcgagtggtggtgctgccgAGTCCGTGCGCCTCTCGTCCGCCATTTCGATGTTCGCCCTGTTGCCAGTCATCGTCAAGTATCTCCGCTTTTAG
- the LOC128304980 gene encoding uncharacterized protein LOC128304980, producing the protein MEHHGGLFADISNSFPGASGLPSTNVKYHLHNPPQIPPQPPPPPVPPLGSSRQYHQYQHHHHSQQQHQQQQHQPLNVHLQNSAPSQQTTAQSVVVGGYGQPAPGIIQQSHVIQQSQQQPQQQHHQPELQTSTTTQRQHHLETLHQPLGAGNGGAGGLYPDSSAAGLFDGATSNATASLCISSNSSGSGSNGSNAAAATSNSSYNSSISNSSRKFETNTGDSITYNINNINTNIVNNISSGQGAPPAIAAITNGGGDFLAGVTAATQYGAGSGSAIAVNGGGTGTAVGAGGLQQGVSNPTIINISNNNHNIMAPPYPYHGPPQYQPKMSGSGSAAYKEMSGKYGAIGGTGSGTGGTTGGWAEYATHHNEATVIGNFEAKNPNKYHHTASGATTAGSRMSGGQYRYANATDYVSQPVPPGSTGHYVPSHTGGGGGAGYGLYHPDGVQATPIQQSQTAGAPGAHAGYDAYPHIVRNKYTGSGPPPGMHLSSGSRVAPTHADLMYNERSQRYVSGYGTGNTYMPSSAAGGAGGGGNAAVTNSAGHAAYYTQMGPSKGMMNPGMEYYGNTYTTKQLSSSHPHHTPTNPYIPPNRMAYASQTSAGYHPHPSHPAHHHVPHPHHKNAVGGYGYTSANGSVSSYEDPYHQRSMGGRVPLPHPYTTDPHHHQSAPGSTPYGATSAGSYHHQVQGPMGYPNPKLTFSKNMNDFYTPNVTSSNVGQHYAGAHPGSMQSAGLGHTGHYGMKYSSQPIGPQQKHAGGATTLGPGGVPTSLGQQTRKASSCFYDTPSPVIDINHPLIDLEEQINSVKILKGGPSTMGAVPGSMYDTNHALNYDCQQMYLKNRYMHSKPVPSVPHSNTNPIGYGGAQPISAGEHSHQRHQLHHHPHPEAVGAYGGYATMEDLGLGPRSFALDENLKDKSLRDYLTSWSEMEEEDSSGAKASKEANNNLVAHQNYESCKYMGQLQPSLDTTPTATEEVPVTPQPVVTENAPVKGSPALTPEAITTHSSPSPPLAAPASAAAPVTGHTGVIVANVQSNGNLPDILVDIEKPPKAEETGKDGEKLYILETYDVPQSELNKYKHLSVINELPKNVVPINDSADSLKFLEEIESNREKYYQTELESEVVYEEKEKEKEKEQEVMEEGKAVVDEENAVTEQTSVIQQPKHENDVQRTEKVHTGDDLRSEDDEQKEEQCERSPDCKPEDLSQPKDNKEVKQDLETLDHKEDISHDVRNVSDATEVKCEAIAKDSSSAEEEASFKVPRCFPKYRKRRFYDYDMPRFPKKARRSSIEEFINCDIPKFKVQTIKRSPKSLLSLLVDTLNSKPFRRWAKQDLAKRQALVQQSERGDVMEEMTHTIEESIVEEHVELETMAIPSEQEETERQTVLMVSSVPSLRDLCYERIESLELFRQPATLKELCERVIRESKHLYIIEEMKSEPPRLQDLCKAVLSEANIFIDVTTNEVCIIDDDGEDEGCEMVPSDSTTSNAGRVYIVEEDRGSIADLLCENIQLQKEDLVVVRQDIGEGCEDHEIFMADFAAQSEPILAAESESDIFSRVEQEIEKMMHTSSSEDEAEVPVKDSELFAFAEDVECVQYEEVIPVHVEEQSLKEGVLKALRAKYASRGVGQRRLHQRLVRKYVVYQRYIETRAGVLPRSSVRWRKIVNTRNTFNEAELMKPVQHDEESNCSNSSSSSGSSSSRSSSSSRSSHSSRSSSSSSSSSSSSSSSSSSSSSSSDMEDEEETVKLVAAVEFTPEELSCASITLGEANNNTIELANSAMPRVQQKEMVSQPTMKDDESQPDHVKADSEIGNSPVRCDDNSVSSCSSSSNGKGSPGSQNTRASSPYTSSSSGKSNSRSPTSFIEQRNAAKVTYTTERPRSVIVSPPIAKKKKKLSFEESLLNIDQMYRKPASPAPAATIPSPIPRSATSPQSAATRPNVIVNVNNKREVPRKLIIPSYKIFDQTADESRPAVNGHHRKGSIDADAPTLLELSGEFSKQIQKRRTSISIAPAYGRSISTSEGDRRTRGLERRKAALVRRRSCCCSPLRSPPSSPLVLPVCIKSSPVMVQLNAPVPYVRLERNDYVEKLAENYRRQAQQHPRSS; encoded by the coding sequence atggaacatcatGGTGGACTGTTTGCGGACATTTCGAACAGTTTCCCGGGCGCCAGCGGCCTGCCGAGCACGAATGTGAAGTACCACCTTCACAACCCTCCCCAGATCCCACCGCAACCCCCTCCGCCCCCGGTGCCACCCTTAGGGTCCTCTAGGCAGTATCATCAGTaccaacaccatcaccattcccagcagcaacaccaacagcagcagcaccagccgCTGAACGTCCACCTGCAGAATTCGGCCCCATCGCAACAGACCACGGCACAGTCGGTTGTGGTAGGTGGGTACGGACAACCGGCGCCCGGCATCATACAGCAGAGTCATGTGATACAGCAGTCCCAAcagcaaccacaacaacaacaccatcaGCCTGAGCTCCAAACTTCAACAACAACCCAGCGGCAGCATCACCTGGAAACGCTTCATCAGCCGCTAGGTGCAGGTAACGGTGGAGCTGGTGGACTGTATCCGGACAGTAGCGCTGCCGGTCTTTTCGACGGCGCCACCTCCAACGCAACCGCATCACTctgcatcagcagcaacagctccGGGAGTGGAAGTAACGGTAGCAACGCGGCTGCCGctaccagcaacagcagttaCAACTCGAGCATTAGCAATAGCTCGCGTAAGTTCGAAACCAACACCGGTGACAGCATTAcatacaacatcaacaacatcaacaccaaCATTGtgaacaacatcagcagcggTCAGGGAGCACCCCCGGCCATAGCGGCCATTACGAACGGTGGTGGTGACTTTCTCGCTGGCGTTACGGCCGCAACACAGTACGGTGCGGGAAGCGGTTCGGCGATTGCCGTGAACGGTGGTGGAACGGGAACAGCGGTTGGTGCGGGTGGTCTACAGCAAGGTGTCAGCAATCCGACCATCATTAACATTAGCAATAACAATCACAACATTATGGCCCCACCGTACCCGTACCATGGTCCACCTCAGTATCAGCCGAAGATGAGTGGCAGCGGTAGTGCTGCGTACAAGGAGATGAGCGGAAAGTACGGTGCAATTGGTGGAACGGGCAGCGGAACAGGCGGTACGACAGGTGGCTGGGCAGAGTACGCAACACACCACAATGAGGCAACGGTGATCGGGAACTTCGAGGCGAAGAATCCCAACAAGTACCATCACACAGCGTCCGGTGCGACGACGGCTGGGTCGCGCATGTCCGGTGGCCAGTATCGGTATGCCAATGCGACTGATTACGTATCCCAGCCGGTACCGCCCGGTTCGACGGGACACTATGTACCGTCACACAccggtggaggtggtggcgCTGGTTATGGCCTGTACCATCCCGATGGTGTACAGGCGACACCGATTCAACAGTCACAGACCGCGGGTGCTCCGGGAGCACATGCGGGTTACGATGCCTATCCGCACATCGTGCGCAACAAGTACACCGGTTCGGGACCACCGCCGGGCATGCATCTGTCGAGTGGATCCCGCGTCGCTCCCACGCATGCCGATCTTATGTACAACGAACGATCTCAACGATACGTCAGTGGCTATGGCACCGGCAACACCTACATGCCCTCgagtgctgctggtggtgccgGCGGTGGAGGCAATGCAGCGGTAACAAACAGTGCCGGACATGCGGCATACTACACCCAGATGGGTCCAAGCAAGGGTATGATGAATCCGGGCATGGAATACTATGGTAATACCTACACCACCAAACAGTTGTCCAGCTCGCATCCACACCACACCCCTACCAATCCTTACATCCCACCGAATCGGATGGCTTACGCCAGTCAAACGAGCGCGGGTTATCATCCACACCCGTCCCATCCTGCCCATCATCATGTGCCACATCCGCACCATAAAAATGCCGTCGGGGGCTATGGGTATACGAGCGCAAATGGTTCCGTGTCGTCGTACGAAGATCCTTACCATCAGCGTTCCATGGGGGGACGAGTTCCACTGCCCCATCCATACACTACCGATCCGCACCATCACCAGAGCGCACCAGGGTCAACGCCCTACGGTGCCACTAGTGCTGGTAGCTACCACCATCAAGTGCAAGGTCCCATGGGATATCCGAACCCGAAATTGACATTTAGCAAAAACATGAACGATTTCTACACACCGAATGTGACGTCGAGTAACGTTGGCCAACATTATGCTGGTGCTCATCCGGGGTCGATGCAATCGGCCGGTCTTGGACACACGGGACATTACGGTATGAAGTATTCTTCACAACCAATAGGACCACAGCAGAAACATGCCGGTGGAGCAACGACGTTAGGACCAGGTGGTGTTCCCACGTCCTTAGGACAGCAGACTAGGAAAGCGTCCAGTTGCTTCTACGACACACCAAGCCCCGTAATCGATATTAACCATCCCCTGATCGATCTAGAAGAGCAGATCAACAGTGTGAAGATCCTCAAGGGTGGCCCCTCAACGATGGGTGCTGTACCGGGATCGATGTACGATACGAACCATGCGCTCAATTACGACTGTCAGCAGATGTATCTCAAGAACCGGTACATGCATTCCAAACCGGTACCGTCGGTTCCGCACAGCAACACCAATCCCATCGGATATGGAGGTGCCCAACCGATCTCCGCCGGTGAACATTCTCACCAACGCCATCAACTTCATCACCACCCACATCCAGAAGCTGTTGGGGCTTATGGTGGCTATGCCACAATGGAAGATCTCGGACTGGGACCGCGCAGCTTCGCATTGGATGAAAATCTCAAGGATAAGAGCTTGCGCGATTACCTCACGAGCTGGAGCGAGATGGAAGAGGAAGACTCTTCTGGCGCGAAAGCATCCAAGGAGGCCAACAACAACTTGGTTGCACATCAGAACTACGAGTCGTGCAAGTACATGGGTCAACTTCAACCGTCACTGGACACAACGCCGACAGCGACGGAGGAAGTACCAGTGACACCGCAGCCGGTAGTTACCGAGAACGCACCAGTAAAAGGTAGTCCTGCGCTAACACCGGAAGCTATAACAACACATTCTTCGCCTTCACCACCATTAGCTGCACCTGCTTCGGCAGCGGCACCGGTAACCGGTCACACTGGGGTAATAGTGGCGAATGTACAAAGCAACGGTAACCTTCCCGATATTCTGGTAGACATTGAGAAGCCACCGAAAGCGGAAGAAACCGGTAAAGATGGTGAAAAGTTGTACATCCTCGAGACGTACGATGTGCCGCAGAGCGAGCTTAACAAGTACAAGCATCTGAGCGTTATCAACGAGTTGCCGAAGAATGTCGTTCCTATCAACGATAGTGCCGATTCGCTCAAGTTCCTCGAAGAGATCGAATCCAACCGTGAGAAGTACTACCAAACGGAGCTCGAGTCGGAGGTGGTGTATGAGGAGAAggaaaaggagaaagaaaaagaacaggAAGTGATGGAAGAGGGCAAAGCCGTGGTAGATGAGGAAAACGCTGTGACTGAGCAAACATCAGTCATTcagcagccaaagcacgagaACGATGTGCAGCGAACGGAAAAAGTTCACACCGGTGACGATCTTCGGAGTGAAGATGATGAGCAGAAGGAAGAACAGTGCGAAAGATCACCCGATTGTAAACCTGAAGATTTGTCCCAACCCAAGGATAACAAGGAGGTAAAACAAGATCTCGAAACGTTGGACCATAAGGAAGATATCAGCCATGACGTTCGAAATGTTTCGGACGCAACTGAGGTTAAGTGTGAGGCTATTGCAAAAGACTCGTCATCCGCTGAAGAGGAGGCATCCTTTAAGGTGCCTCGCTGTTTCCCAAAGTACCGGAAACGGCGCTTCTACGACTATGATATGCCCCGGTTTCCGAAGAAGGCGCGTCGCTCCAGCATAGAAGAGTTTATCAATTGTGATATACCGAaattcaaagtacaaactatCAAACGTAGCCCGAAAAGTCTGCTAAGTTTGCTGGTGGACACGCTCAACTCGAAACCGTTCCGTCGTTGGGCCAAGCAGGATCTTGCCAAACGGCAAGCGTTAGTGCAACAAAGTGAGCGTGGGGATGTGATGGAGGAAATGACCCATACGATTGAAGAATCAATAGTGGAGGAACATGTTGAGTTGGAAACGATGGCCATACCGTCCGAACaggaggaaacggaaagaCAAACAGTGCTGATGGTGTCTTCCGTTCCTTCTTTGAGGGATTTATGTTACGAGCGAATAGAATCGTTGGAGCTTTTCCGCCAGCCAGCTACACTAAAGGAGCTATGTGAGCGGGTTATCCGGGAGAGCAAACATCTTTACATCATAGAGGAAATGAAGAGCGAACCGCCCAGATTGCAAGATCTCTGCAAAGCCGTCCTCAGTGAGGCGAATATCTTCATCGACGTTACCACGAACGAGGTGTGCAtcattgatgatgatggcgaagATGAGGGCTGCGAGATGGTTCCTTCCGATTCGACCACATCGAACGCCGGTCGTGTATATATCGTCGAGGAGGATCGTGGCTCAATAGCGGATCTCCTGTGTGAAAACATTCAGCTACAGAAGGAAGATCTCGTCGTCGTCCGGCAAGACATTGGTGAAGGGTGTGAAGATCATGAGATCTTTATGGCTGATTTCGCTGCACAGTCAGAACCAATACTGGCGGCAGAAAGCGAAAGTGACATCTTTAGCCGGGTAGAGCAAGAGATCGAAAAGATGATGCACACAAGTTCGTCGGAGGACGAAGCAGAGGTTCCGGTGAAGGATTCGGAGCTGTTTGCGTTTGCGGAAGATGTGGAGTGTGTACAATATGAAGAAGTTATACCGGTGCACGTGGAAGAGCAAAGCCTGAAGGAGGGTGTGTTGAAGGCACTTCGGGCAAAGTACGCGTCGCGAGGTGTGGGCCAGAGGAGACTTCATCAGCGATTGGTGCGCAAGTATGTCGTCTATCAACGATACATAGAGACCCGAGCTGGGGTGCTACCGCGTAGTTCCGTTCGATGGAGAAAGATAGTGAACACTAGGAATACATTCAACGAAGCGGAATTGATGAAACCGGTGCAGCACGATGAGGAAAGCAACTGCTCGAATAGTTCGAGCAGTtccggtagcagcagcagtcgtTCGTCAAGTTCATCTCGTAGCAGTCACTCGTCGCGCTCTTCGTCGTCTagctcgtcgtcgtcgtctagcagcagtagtagcagtagcagcagcagcagcagcagcgatatGGAAGACGAAGAGGAAACGGTCAAACTTGTGGCAGCGGTGGAATTTACACCTGAGGAGCTTTCGTGTGCCAGTATAACGCTGGGCGAGGCAAACAATAATACTATCGAGCTCGCAAATTCGGCCATGCCCCGAGTGCAGCAGAAGGAAATGGTTTCACAGCCCACGATGAAGGACGATGAATCTCAACCCGATCATGTGAAGGCTGATTCTGAAATCGGTAATAGCCCGGTCCGGTGTGATGACAATAGTGTGAGTAGctgtagcagtagtagtaacgGAAAAGGTAGTCCTGGAAGTCAAAACACCCGAGCCAGCAGTCCATACACtagcagtagtagtggtaAAAGCAACAGTAGAAGTCCCACCAGTTTCATCGAACAACGTAACGCTGCAAAAGTCACTTACACCACCGAGCGACCTCGCTCGGTAATTGTTTCACCACCAATTgccaaaaagaagaagaagctttCGTTCGAAGAAAGTTTGCTCAACATCGATCAAATGTACCGGAAACCGGCAAGTCCTGCCCCAGCGGCTACGATACCTTCGCCAATACCACGTTCGGCCACAAGTCCCCAATCTGCCGCAACTCGTCCGAATGTGATCGTAAACGTGAACAATAAGCGTGAAGTTCCACGCAAGCTCATCATACCGTCGTACAAGATCTTCGATCAGACGGCGGACGAATCACGACCGGCTGTCAACGGACATCACCGGAAGGGATCGATAGATGCCGACGCTCCGACATTACTCGAGCTGAGCGGTGAATTTAGCAAGCAAATCCAAAAGCGTAGAACGTCCATCAGTATCGCACCGGCGTACGGGCGCTCCATCTCCACGTCCGAGGGCGATCGACGAACACGCGGCCTGGAGCGTCGGAAAGCCGCTCTAGTTAGGCGTCGGAGCTGCTGTTGCTCACCGCTGCGATCACCCCCGAGCTCACCGCTAGTGTTACCCGTGTGCATCAAGTCTTCGCCGGTGATGGTTCAGCTTAATGCACCGGTGCCATACGTGCGCCTGGAGCGAAACGATTACGTGGAAAAGCTGGCGGAGAACTATCGTCGACAGGCACAGCAACACCCAAGGTCGTCATAG